From one Humulus lupulus chromosome 8, drHumLupu1.1, whole genome shotgun sequence genomic stretch:
- the LOC133794944 gene encoding uncharacterized protein LOC133794944, translating into MSGRGKGGKGLGKGGAKRHRKVLRDNIQGITKPAIRRLARRGGVKRISGLIYEETRGVLKIFLENVIRDAVTYTEHARRKTVTAMDVVYALKRQGRTLYGFGGREKEQPKMSGRGKGGKGLGKGGAKRHRKVLRDNIQGITKPAIRRLARRGGVKRISGLIYEETRGVLKIFLENVIRDAVTYTEHARRKTVTAMDVVYALKRQGRTLYGFGG; encoded by the exons ATGTCAGGAAGAGGGAAAGGAGGAAAGGGTTTGGGAAAGGGAGGAGCCAAGAGGCATCGTAAGGTTCTGAGGGACAACATCCAGGGGATCACCAAGCCGGCGATCCGCCGTCTGGCAAGGCGTGGTGGTGTCAAGCGTATCAGCGGTCTCATCTACGAGGAGACCCGCGGCGTCCTCAAGATCTTTCTCGAGAACGTCATCCGCGACGCCGTTACTTACACCGAGCACGCTCGCCGGAAGACCGTCACCGCCATGGACGTCGTCTACGCTCTCAAGAGGCAGGGCCGGACTCTGTACGGATTCGGAGGC agagagaaagagcaacCGAAAATGTCCGGAAGAGGTAAAGGAGGAAAGGGTTTGGGAAAGGGAGGAGCCAAGAGGCATCGTAAGGTACTGAGGGACAACATCCAGGGGATCACCAAGCCGGCGATCCGCCGTCTGGCCAGGCGTGGTGGCGTCAAGCGTATCAGTGGTCTAATATACGAAGAGACCCGCGGCGTCCTCAAGATCTTTCTCGAGAATGTCATCCGTGACGCCGTCACTTACACTGAGCACGCTCGCCGGAAGACCGTCACCGCCATGGACGTCGTCTACGCCTTGAAGAGGCAAGGCCGGACCTTGTACGGGTTCGGAGGCTAA